A single window of Sulfurovum sp. UBA12169 DNA harbors:
- a CDS encoding DNA polymerase III subunit alpha, whose amino-acid sequence MSQPKFTHLHLHTEYSLLDGANKIKTLAKKVKALGMNSVAMTDHGNMFGVIEFYNAMRSEGIKPIIGMEAYLHNQEDIGDKNIRQRFHLCLYAKNEIGYKNLMYLSSQAYLNGFYYYPRINKKILKEHSEGLICSSACLQGEINWHLNLSDRNVKFGAKGYEEAKQIALEYREIFGDDFYLELMRHGIGDQYKIDKQIVQLSQETGIKIIATNDTHYTEQKDADAHEAFMCIAMNKLYDDPNRLRHSVHEFYVKSPEQMAQLFADIPEALENTQEIADKCNLEIKLGNPTPPNFKFTCQKASEEGLSLPEPGKEYSLENDKVLFIHASRKGLEERLKIVPAQKHQEYRDRLETEIEIINSMKFPGYMLIVWDFVDAAKQMGIPVGPGRGSAAGSLVAYALKITDIDPMPYGLLFERFLNPERVSMPDIDMDFCQARRQEILDYVIEKYGRVNVAQIITFGKLLAKGVIRDVARVLDMPYAKADAMAKLIPDELGIDLKSSYEKEPKIKALLESDPLAKRTWDYALALEGLNRNAGTHAAGVVISNEPLWQKTPLFKPTGQEALATQYNGKYVEDVDLIKFDFLGLKTLTVIEEANQLVEKRHGKRINFIEEDINDKGVYEYISTGDTLGLFQIESAGMQDLAKKLKPSGFEDVIAMLALYRPGPMESGMLDDFVERKHGRAQITYMFPELEPILKPTYGVIVYQEQVMQIVQTIGGFSLGGADLVRRAMGKKIKEEMDKLKEEFANGAAQKGFDKTKAAELFDLIVKFAGYGFNKSHSAAYAMVTFYTSFLKRYYPTEFMAAILTLEKNNTDKVVKYVDELKHMHIKLLPPDINRSDLVFVADNIEGEEVVVFGMGAIKGAGDIAINSILKAREAGEFKDLSDFVSRIDSSKVNKKVIESLIKAGAFDNFGYSRHALLVQIEEIIQASQQAAQAKKMAVGSLFGEEEEMISVSFEISHLDEFESMQILEFEKESLGFYVSGHPLDKYRQTLEEISYTLSSEIDDLADGSQALLIGKIEGITEKISKKGNKFGIANIMDLHGNIELMLFENRLKELEEDFDITKPIAFKVKVTKDGEFTRLSILKIESLKEAKKEKIKVTKEEKHIQEPDHPPLILAINLMPDPKIAQDLMCLVQKYPGKRPLELHIKSKLANVIIESKMKVNEKIIEEAKELGAYIEERLILED is encoded by the coding sequence ATGTCCCAACCTAAATTTACCCACCTTCATCTTCATACCGAGTATTCATTGCTTGATGGCGCAAACAAAATAAAGACGCTCGCAAAAAAAGTCAAAGCACTTGGCATGAACTCGGTAGCGATGACAGATCATGGAAATATGTTTGGGGTTATAGAGTTTTACAATGCAATGCGCAGCGAAGGCATCAAGCCCATCATAGGAATGGAAGCTTATCTTCACAATCAAGAGGATATCGGTGATAAAAATATACGCCAGCGTTTTCATCTTTGCTTGTATGCAAAAAATGAAATAGGGTATAAAAACCTGATGTATTTGAGCTCTCAGGCATACCTTAACGGGTTTTACTATTATCCCCGTATCAATAAAAAAATTCTCAAAGAACATAGTGAGGGGCTTATCTGTTCTTCTGCGTGTTTGCAGGGAGAGATAAATTGGCATCTTAATCTTTCGGACAGGAATGTGAAATTTGGCGCCAAGGGGTATGAAGAGGCGAAGCAGATAGCCCTGGAGTACCGAGAGATATTTGGTGATGATTTTTACTTGGAGCTTATGCGTCACGGCATTGGAGACCAGTACAAAATAGACAAACAGATCGTTCAGCTTTCCCAGGAGACCGGTATTAAGATCATTGCAACAAATGACACACACTACACAGAACAAAAAGATGCTGATGCGCATGAGGCATTTATGTGCATTGCCATGAACAAACTTTATGATGACCCTAACCGTTTGCGCCACTCTGTGCATGAGTTTTATGTGAAGTCTCCGGAGCAGATGGCGCAACTTTTTGCAGATATCCCTGAGGCGCTGGAAAATACACAAGAGATTGCCGATAAATGTAATTTGGAGATTAAATTGGGAAATCCGACACCTCCGAACTTCAAATTTACTTGTCAAAAAGCAAGCGAAGAGGGATTATCTTTGCCCGAACCCGGCAAGGAGTATTCGCTTGAAAACGATAAAGTACTTTTTATTCACGCTTCTCGAAAAGGACTCGAAGAACGGTTGAAAATTGTGCCTGCACAAAAACACCAAGAATATCGGGATAGATTGGAAACAGAAATAGAGATCATCAACTCTATGAAATTTCCCGGCTATATGCTGATTGTTTGGGATTTTGTCGATGCGGCAAAGCAGATGGGCATTCCCGTTGGGCCGGGACGCGGATCTGCTGCGGGTTCTTTGGTAGCATATGCATTGAAAATTACAGATATTGATCCGATGCCGTATGGATTGCTTTTCGAGCGTTTTTTAAACCCCGAACGTGTCAGTATGCCCGATATTGATATGGACTTTTGTCAAGCCAGACGGCAAGAGATACTCGACTATGTTATTGAAAAATACGGACGTGTTAACGTAGCTCAGATCATTACTTTTGGTAAATTGCTTGCCAAGGGAGTAATCCGCGATGTTGCAAGGGTGCTTGATATGCCTTATGCTAAAGCAGATGCAATGGCAAAATTGATTCCAGATGAATTGGGGATAGATCTTAAATCCTCTTATGAAAAAGAGCCCAAAATCAAAGCGCTTTTGGAAAGCGATCCGCTTGCAAAACGGACTTGGGATTATGCATTGGCGCTTGAAGGGCTGAATCGTAATGCCGGAACGCATGCGGCAGGCGTGGTAATCTCAAATGAACCTTTATGGCAAAAAACCCCGCTTTTTAAGCCAACGGGACAAGAAGCCCTTGCGACTCAATATAATGGCAAATATGTGGAAGATGTAGACTTGATTAAGTTTGACTTTCTGGGACTTAAAACGCTGACGGTTATTGAGGAAGCAAACCAGTTGGTTGAAAAACGTCATGGAAAACGCATAAATTTTATAGAAGAGGATATTAACGACAAAGGGGTTTATGAGTATATCAGTACAGGCGATACATTGGGACTTTTTCAAATCGAATCGGCAGGAATGCAGGATTTGGCTAAAAAACTTAAACCAAGCGGTTTTGAAGACGTCATTGCGATGCTTGCACTCTATCGTCCCGGACCAATGGAATCAGGAATGCTTGATGATTTTGTTGAGCGTAAGCACGGACGTGCCCAAATTACCTATATGTTCCCGGAGCTAGAACCCATACTTAAGCCGACTTATGGAGTCATTGTCTACCAAGAGCAGGTAATGCAAATTGTTCAAACCATAGGCGGATTTAGTCTAGGAGGCGCAGATCTCGTTCGTAGAGCCATGGGGAAAAAGATCAAAGAGGAGATGGATAAACTCAAAGAAGAGTTTGCCAATGGCGCAGCCCAAAAAGGATTTGACAAAACAAAAGCTGCAGAACTTTTTGATCTTATTGTAAAATTTGCAGGATACGGATTTAATAAATCGCACTCGGCTGCGTATGCGATGGTTACTTTTTATACTTCTTTTTTGAAACGCTACTATCCGACGGAATTTATGGCAGCCATTTTAACACTTGAGAAAAACAATACCGACAAGGTGGTCAAATATGTTGATGAACTCAAGCATATGCATATTAAACTGCTTCCTCCTGATATCAATCGCTCTGATTTGGTTTTTGTTGCAGATAATATTGAAGGCGAAGAGGTTGTTGTATTCGGAATGGGTGCTATAAAAGGCGCAGGAGATATCGCTATTAATTCTATATTAAAAGCCAGGGAAGCAGGAGAATTTAAAGATTTAAGTGATTTTGTTTCCCGCATTGACTCTTCCAAGGTAAATAAAAAAGTAATAGAGTCCCTTATAAAAGCCGGTGCTTTTGATAATTTTGGATATTCGCGCCATGCATTGCTTGTACAAATCGAAGAGATTATTCAGGCATCACAACAAGCAGCACAGGCAAAAAAAATGGCAGTAGGCTCACTCTTTGGTGAAGAAGAAGAGATGATATCTGTTTCATTTGAAATTTCACATTTAGATGAGTTTGAATCTATGCAGATTCTGGAGTTTGAAAAAGAATCTTTGGGTTTTTATGTTTCAGGGCATCCTTTGGATAAGTATCGTCAAACGTTAGAGGAGATAAGCTATACGCTAAGTTCGGAGATAGATGATCTTGCAGACGGTTCGCAAGCACTGCTTATCGGAAAGATTGAAGGAATTACTGAAAAAATAAGTAAAAAAGGCAATAAATTCGGCATCGCCAATATTATGGATTTGCATGGGAATATTGAATTGATGCTTTTTGAAAATAGGCTCAAAGAACTTGAAGAAGATTTTGATATTACCAAGCCCATTGCTTTTAAGGTAAAAGTAACCAAAGATGGTGAATTTACGCGACTTAGTATTCTCAAGATAGAATCCCTCAAGGAAGCAAAAAAAGAAAAAATTAAAGTTACAAAAGAGGAAAAGCATATCCAAGAACCCGACCATCCTCCGCTTATCTTGGCCATTAATTTGATGCCTGATCCAAAAATAGCCCAAGATCTGATGTGTTTGGTTCAAAAATATCCCGGCAAGCGGCCGCTTGAGCTTCATATTAAATCAAAGCTTGCCAATGTAATTATCGAATCAAAAATGAAAGTTAACGAAAAGATCATCGAAGAGGCTAAAGAACTTGGCGCATATATAGAAGAAAGACTGATATTGGAAGACTGA